A genomic stretch from Hymenobacter psoromatis includes:
- a CDS encoding FeS assembly protein IscX, with product MTHYEPPIQWADHEDVAIALYEKFGDDFTEAKIYRIRFTELIEWVLELPNFAGTREQANEGHLEQIQAKWVYEWRDHQ from the coding sequence GTGACCCATTACGAGCCGCCCATTCAGTGGGCCGACCACGAAGACGTAGCCATCGCGCTGTACGAAAAATTTGGCGACGATTTTACGGAAGCTAAAATCTACCGCATTCGGTTTACCGAATTGATTGAATGGGTGCTGGAATTGCCTAACTTTGCCGGCACCCGCGAGCAAGCCAATGAAGGCCACCTCGAACAGATTCAAGCCAAGTGGGTATATGAGTGGCGCGACCACCAGTAG
- a CDS encoding acyl-CoA dehydrogenase, whose protein sequence is MTEFTPADLLASFKSPEAPEPTVLTPASVVAAAAQLAPRLLAQAAATDTIGGFPAQEMNWLREAGLLTAALPPHLGGAGLGEPTAALALLQALYHIGRGNLAVGRLWEGHVNALLLIRCFGTPAQLARAAADARAGHVFGVWNTENPAEGVHLEPLPAAPGRYRLRGAKTFASGAGHITRPVLTGMLAAPAVRRDQGPGPAPALAPTPPLPAGWQLVLLRADEHPPVLDRSFWRPLGMRATASFRADFTGLEIGADDLVGQPNDYYRAPWFGGGAARFAAVQLGGAAAVLDETRRFLRRLGRTDDPYQRQRLGEMLLLHETGQRWLRGAAEHAALPPTPADMPPARLEALAAYVNALRTTTEDSCLQTLRLAERSVGARGLLQPEPFERLHRDLTHYLRQPAPDAAQADIGRLALASDKPAYQLWQGGV, encoded by the coding sequence ATGACCGAATTCACTCCCGCCGACCTGCTTGCCTCTTTTAAGTCGCCCGAAGCGCCCGAGCCCACCGTCCTCACTCCTGCCAGCGTCGTAGCCGCTGCCGCGCAGCTGGCCCCGCGCCTGCTGGCCCAGGCAGCGGCCACCGATACCATCGGCGGCTTTCCGGCCCAGGAAATGAATTGGCTGCGCGAGGCGGGCCTGCTCACGGCCGCCCTACCCCCCCATTTGGGCGGCGCGGGCCTGGGTGAGCCAACCGCCGCGCTGGCGCTGCTGCAAGCGCTCTACCACATCGGGCGCGGCAACCTGGCGGTGGGCCGCCTTTGGGAAGGCCACGTGAATGCGTTGCTGCTAATTCGTTGTTTTGGCACGCCAGCGCAGCTGGCCCGCGCCGCCGCCGACGCCCGTGCTGGCCACGTCTTCGGCGTCTGGAACACCGAAAACCCGGCCGAGGGCGTGCATTTGGAGCCGCTGCCGGCCGCGCCGGGCCGCTATCGCCTGCGCGGGGCCAAAACGTTTGCCTCGGGCGCGGGGCACATCACCCGGCCGGTGCTGACCGGCATGCTGGCCGCGCCCGCCGTGCGCCGCGACCAGGGGCCCGGCCCGGCACCCGCGCTGGCCCCTACCCCCCCCCTGCCCGCCGGCTGGCAGCTGGTGCTGCTGCGCGCCGACGAGCACCCGCCGGTGCTGGACCGCAGCTTCTGGCGGCCCCTGGGCATGCGGGCCACGGCCAGCTTCCGGGCCGATTTTACGGGCCTCGAAATCGGGGCGGATGACCTGGTGGGCCAGCCCAACGACTATTACCGCGCCCCGTGGTTTGGGGGCGGCGCGGCGCGCTTCGCGGCCGTGCAGCTGGGCGGAGCCGCGGCCGTGCTCGACGAAACCCGCCGCTTTTTGCGCCGCCTGGGCCGCACCGACGACCCCTACCAGCGCCAGCGCCTGGGCGAAATGCTGCTGCTGCACGAAACCGGCCAGCGCTGGCTGCGCGGCGCGGCCGAGCACGCCGCCCTACCCCCTACCCCGGCCGACATGCCGCCCGCCCGCCTCGAAGCCCTCGCGGCCTACGTCAACGCCCTGCGCACCACCACCGAAGACAGTTGCCTGCAAACCCTGCGCCTGGCCGAGCGTAGTGTGGGCGCGCGCGGCCTGCTCCAGCCCGAGCCTTTCGAGCGCCTGCACCGCGACCTCACCCACTACCTGCGCCAGCCCGCCCCCGACGCCGCCCAGGCCGACATCGGCCGCCTCGCGCTGGCCTCGGACAAGCCGGCTTACCAGCTGTGGCAGGGGGGAGTTTGA
- a CDS encoding cold-shock protein — MKTGTVKFFNEAKGFGFITDDNTKEDFFVHITGLNGGQIQQNDRVEFETQEGRKGVNAVNVRRV; from the coding sequence ATGAAAACTGGGACAGTAAAATTTTTCAATGAAGCCAAAGGTTTTGGCTTCATTACCGATGACAATACGAAAGAGGATTTCTTCGTACACATCACGGGCCTCAACGGCGGCCAGATTCAGCAAAACGACCGCGTGGAGTTCGAGACGCAGGAAGGCCGCAAGGGCGTGAATGCCGTGAACGTAAGGCGCGTATGA
- a CDS encoding ferredoxin, producing the protein MIFQFQDGQPAQTHVAASGESVLDVALNNGIQLQHNCGGVCGCSTCHVYIDQGGDELPEISEKEEDFIDRAINPRISSRLACQCVLPNEALKVVVTLPPQHFLGH; encoded by the coding sequence ATTATTTTTCAGTTTCAGGACGGCCAGCCCGCCCAAACGCACGTGGCCGCCAGTGGCGAGTCGGTGCTTGACGTGGCGCTCAACAACGGCATTCAGCTGCAGCACAACTGCGGCGGCGTGTGCGGGTGCAGCACCTGCCACGTGTACATTGACCAGGGGGGCGACGAGCTGCCCGAGATTTCCGAAAAAGAAGAAGATTTTATTGACCGGGCCATCAACCCGCGCATCAGCTCGCGCCTGGCCTGCCAGTGCGTGCTGCCCAACGAGGCGCTGAAGGTGGTGGTCACCCTACCCCCCCAACATTTTCTGGGCCACTAG
- a CDS encoding methyltransferase yields the protein MNSDQPNTLDPNYFDDVYRANEDPWAFASSPYERTKYADTLAALSRPHYERAFEIGCSIGVLTAQLAPRCGQLLSVDVSEAALAQARQRCARLPQVMLRRLQVPKEFPEGQFDLIMLSEVGYYWSPADLARAADLLLAALPPGAQLLLVHWTPVVPDYPQTGDEVHDFFLHKTDKLQHLHGHRADKYRLDLFEKTA from the coding sequence ATGAATTCAGACCAGCCCAATACGCTTGACCCCAACTACTTCGACGACGTGTACCGGGCCAATGAGGACCCCTGGGCCTTCGCCAGCAGCCCCTACGAGCGCACGAAATATGCCGATACGCTGGCCGCCCTGTCCCGGCCGCACTACGAGCGGGCCTTCGAGATTGGCTGCTCCATTGGCGTGCTCACGGCGCAACTGGCCCCGCGCTGCGGCCAGCTGCTGAGCGTGGACGTGAGCGAGGCTGCCCTGGCGCAGGCCCGCCAGCGGTGCGCGCGCCTGCCGCAGGTAATGCTGCGGCGGCTGCAAGTGCCAAAGGAGTTTCCCGAGGGCCAGTTTGACCTGATTATGCTGTCGGAAGTGGGCTACTACTGGTCGCCCGCCGACCTGGCCCGCGCCGCCGACCTGCTGCTGGCCGCCCTGCCCCCCGGCGCGCAGCTGCTGCTGGTGCATTGGACGCCCGTGGTGCCCGACTACCCCCAGACCGGCGACGAGGTGCACGATTTTTTCCTGCATAAAACCGACAAGCTCCAGCACCTGCACGGCCACCGCGCCGACAAATACCGGCTCGATTTATTTGAGAAAACTGCTTAA